In Strigops habroptila isolate Jane chromosome 2, bStrHab1.2.pri, whole genome shotgun sequence, one genomic interval encodes:
- the C2H21orf62 gene encoding uncharacterized protein C21orf62 homolog: MKPIAFSALSFWLALILAGFLGMHITGSFVRSQKNHTLIFTKENTIRNCSCSVDIRDCDYCLANLMCNCKTVLPSTMEKTTYKSHLTIWFTDTFVLEMLLNFTRVWDLKLSFCGTTPLPTEYLAIWGLQKLRVKKVKGLFPEQSVTIYSSSNNEKENSLAKHNKDRQMLVHISFLDTSLFNGYSLLKSYSVENVSSIMEHFPSLLYSDVSSTSDNKSYVVTFIY, encoded by the coding sequence ATGAAGCCAATagccttctctgctctctccttttGGCTGGCTCTCATTTTGGCTGGCTTCCTTGGCATGCACATCACTGGCAGTTTTGTGAGAAGTCAGAAGAACCATACGCTAATTTTCACCAAGGAAAACACAATTCGCAACTGCAGCTGCTCGGTGGATATCCGTGACTGCGACTACTGCCTGGCAAACTTGATGTGCAATTGCAAAACAGTGCTGCCTTCTACCATGGAAAAAACTACCTACAAAAGCCACCTGACCATTTGGTTCACAGACACCTTTGTGCTGGAGATGCTCCTCAACTTCACAAGAGTGTGGGATTTGAAGCTGTCCTTCTGTGGCACCACTCCTCTCCCAACAGAATACTTGGCTATTTGGGGACTTCAAAAGCTGCGGGTAAAAAAGGTCAAGGGACTGTTTCCAGAGCAGAGTGTAACCatctacagcagcagcaacaatgaaaaagaaaactcacttGCAAAGCACAACAAAGACAGGCAAATGCTtgtacatatttcttttctggatACCTCTCTTTTCAATGGATACTCTTTGCTGAAGTCATACAGTGTGGAAAATGTCTCTAGTATCATGGAGCACTTTCCCAGCCTGCTGTACTCTGATGTTTCCTCAACCTCAGATAACAAGAGCTATGTTGTAACATTCATTTACTGA